One region of Labrus mixtus chromosome 1, fLabMix1.1, whole genome shotgun sequence genomic DNA includes:
- the ist1 gene encoding IST1 homolog, protein MLGGGFKGDRLKVNLRLVINRFKLLEKKKTELAQKARKEIADYLSAGKDERARIRVEHIIREDYLVEAMEILELYCDLLLARLGLITSMKEMDPGLQEAVSTLIWAAPRLQAEVNELRIVSDQLCAKYSKEYGKLCKTNQIGTVNERLMHKLSVEAPPKILVERYLIEIAKNYNVPYEPDAMVRPEVCAGEEADLIDVDNDKKFGGGGGGGGGGGGGGFTAPAGAMPMPMHMPMPMPMPMPTAFNYPPPKGADQFGTAPVGTYNNFQHPMGGGQPPQLPTSPPTYESIDDLTDKPFVPSQATGPGPSHQRFDNNALPELPSVPDTLPTSSFGGHTNTSDDIDFDDLTRRFEELKKKT, encoded by the exons atgcTGGGAGGAGGATTCAAAGGAGATAGACTAAAAGTCAATCTACGACTCGTCATCAACCGATTCAAACtcctggagaaaaagaaaa CTGAGCTCGCTCAAAAGGCAAGGAAGGAGATTGCAGATTACCTGTCAGCGGGGAAGGATGAGCGGGCACGGATTCGTGTGGAACACATCATTAGAGAGGACTATCTGGTGGAAGCCATGGAGATCCTAGAGCTGTACTGTGACCTGCTGCTGGCTCGTCTTGGCCTCATTACATCCATGAA GGAAATGGACCCAGGCCTGCAGGAGGCAGTGTCCACGCTTATTTGGGCAGCACCCCGTCTCCAGGCTGAAGTGAATGAGCTCAGAATT GTGTCTGACCAGCTGTGTGCAAAATACAGCAAAGAGTACGGCAAGCTGTGCAAGACAAACCAAATTGGCACAGTCAACGAAAGG CTGATGCACAAACTGAGCGTAGAGGCCCCTCCCAAAATCTTGGTGGAACGCTACCTGATAGAGATCGCCAAGAACTACAATGTTCCGTATGAACCTGACGCAATGGTCCGG CCTGAGGTGTGTGCTGGAGAGGAGGCAGACCTGATTGACGTTGACAATGACAAGAAGtttggaggaggtggtggtggtggcggcggcggcggcggcggaggATTCACTGCTCCTGCTGGTGCCATGCCTATGCCCATGCATATGCCCATGCCAATGCCAATGCCCATGCCCACAGCTTTCAACTATCCACCTCCCAAAGGAGCC GATCAGTTTGGTACTGCTCCCGTTGGaacctacaacaacttccagcACCCAATGGGAGGAGGGCAGCCCCCTCAGCTGCCCACTTCTCCCCCCACATACGAGTCT ATTGATGACCTTACTGACAAACCTTTTGTTCCTTCCCAGGCCACAG GTCCTGGCCCTTCCCATCAGAGGTTCGACAACAACGCTCTCCCAGAACTCCCCTCTGTTCCCGACACACTCCCTACATCCTCCTTTGGAGGACACACTAACACCTCGGATGACATCGACTTTGACGATTTAACACGGCGGTTTGAGGagttgaagaagaagacctAA
- the mphosph10 gene encoding U3 small nucleolar ribonucleoprotein protein MPP10 — MFTCDTYSPTCGEAMASRDVWSVLEECVKTINANTAQPETFLSLQDGVAADFTSLTKTLYDLHKAQEPADYKGSPLPQLVVENFDEEQIWQELELQNNAVLKHFTNATEEALSDETLTLLAEEEEESINEEEFEIGEENVDEEEEPSAQSKKMAVEAEDRAEDYTDDDSDLDFDVDALEKREKQKKESGRKGSKTKVVPSEVDDKFFKLSEMESFLDDMDKREGKDDEDGVDYFQDLPSDEDEDLDLDQIISKKQQKTSTAKSSRNLKYKDFFDTVDGEPAITEEQSDGEDDSMEDGQEEGEEDIDDEEDDYHGEEEGDDEDEETSQSKASHKKVTFNLSGDGDSEGEDLEDIFGGKTTSAVKSESKSSFERRQEKMSEKIDELEKAALAAKPWQLSGEVTAQTRPENSMLEEDVEFEQVSRTAPSMTEETTLQLQDIIKQRIKDQAFDDVVRKEKPKEEVFEYKKRLTLDHEKSKQSLAEIYEQEYLKQNQQKTEEEENPAHVEIQKLMDTLFLKLDALSNFHFTPKPPVPEVKVVSNLPSITMEEVAPVSASDATLLAPEEIKEKNKAGDILGDDEKTSTDKKRERRHKKQVKRIKIKEKEKRQKLKEASRAGENKKPSKAEATENLKKLTKGGKATILKDEGKDKALRSSQAFFSELQDQVKSQIKSAKDSSSKKKKQKEVSVSKLKL; from the exons ATGTTTACCTGCGACACATACAGTCCTACATGTGGGGAAGCCATGGCAAGTAGGGATGTGTGGAGCgtgctggaggagtgtgtaAAGACCATAAATGCCAACACAGCACAACCAGAGACATTTTTGAG TCTGCAAGATGGAGTGGCGGCAGACTTCACATCTCTCACTAAGACCTTGTACGACCTCCACAAAGCTCAGGAGCCGGCAGATTATAAAGGCAGTCCTTTGCCTCAGCTGGTGGTGGAAAACTTTGATGAAGAGCAGATCTGGCAGGAGCTGGAACTGCAGAATAATGCTGTACTGAAACACTTTACAAATGCCACTGAAGAGGCTTTGTCTGACGAGACATTAACGTtgctggcagaggaggaggaagagagtaTTAACGAGGAAGAATTTGAGATTGGAgaagaaaatgttgatgaagaagaagaaccatCCGCACAGTCAAAGAAAATGGCTGTGGAGGCTGAAGACAGGGCAGAGGATTACACAGATGACGACTCTGATTTAGATTTTGATGTGGATGCTCTGGAAAAGcgagagaaacagaagaaggaGAGTGGAAGAAAAGGCTCAAAAACAAAGGTGGTTCCCTCCGAGGTTGATGATAAGTTCTTCAAACTGTCAGAGATGGAGTCTTTTCTTGATGATATGGACAAGCGAGAGGGaaaggatgatgaagatggtgtaGATTATTTTCAGGACCTGCCATCTGATGAGGACGAAGATCTTGACCTTGATCAAATAATTtctaaaaaacagcaaaagacaAGCACG GCTAAAAGCTCCAGGAATCTCAAATACAAGGATTTCTTTGACACTGTGGACGGTGAACCAGCTATCACAGAAGAGCAGTCAGATGGTGAAGATGACAGCATGGAAGATGGCCAGGAGGAAGGTGAAGAAGACATAGATGACGAGGAAGATGATTATCATGGTGAAGAGGAGGGTGACGATGA GGATGAAGAAACAAGTCAGTCCAAAGCATCTCATAAGAAAGTGACCTTCAACCTGTCTGGGGATGGTGACAGTGAAGGAGAGGACTTGGAGGATATTTttggaggaaaaacaacaagcGCAGTAAAGTCTGAATCAAAGTCTTCTTTTGAGAGACGACAAGAAAAG ATGTCAGAGAAGATCGATGAGTTGGAGAAAGCGGCTCTAGCAGCGAAGCCGTGGCAGCTGTCTGGAGAGGTGACAGCACAGACGCGTCCAGAGAACAGCATGTTGGAGGAAGATGTGGAGTTTGAGCAGGTGTCTAGGACGG CCCCCTCTATGACAGAGGAAACGACACTACAGCTTCAAGACATCATCaaacagagaattaaagaccaG GCCTTTGATGATGTGGTCCGCAAAGAGAAACCCAAAGAGGAGGTGTTTGAGTATAAGAAGAGGTTGACGTTGGACCATGAGAAGAGCAAGCAGAGTCTGGCAGAAATCTATGAGCAAGAATACCTGAAGCAAAATCAG cAAAAGACGGAAGAAGAGGAGAACCCCGCCCATGTGGAAATTCAGAAGCTTATGGACACACTCTTCCTTAAACTGGATGCTCTTTCAAACTTCCACTTCACACCTAAACCA CCTGTTCCTGAGGTCAAAGTGGTGTCTAACTTGCCATCTATTACAATGGAGGAGGTGGCTCCAGTCAGTGCTAGTGATGCTACGCTGCTCGCACCAGAAGAAATTAAG GAGAAGAACAAAGCAGGAGATATTCTGGGGGATGATGAGAAGACGTCAACAGACAAGAAGCGTGAGCGACGCCACAAGAAGCAGGTGAAGCGTATCAAGAttaaggagaaagaaaagagacagaagctTAAAGAGGCCAGCAGAGCTGGGGAGAACAAAAAGCCCTCAAAGGCTGAGGCGACAGAAAACCTGAAGAAACTTACAAAAGGAGGCAAAGCCACGATACTCAAG GATGAAGGAAAAGACAAAGCTCTGCGCTCCTCTCAAGCCTTCTTCTCTGAGTTGCAGGACCAAGTGAAAAGTCAGATCAAAAGTGCAAAGGACTCttcttcaaagaaaaagaaacaaaaagaggttTCTGTCAGCAAACTCAAGTTGTAA
- the bdnf gene encoding brain-derived neurotrophic factor isoform X3, producing MKFHQVRRVMTILFLTMVISYFSCMRAAPLRDAMGMRGHRTEGYLGAAATAIRGHGTPQSGGGPGQRKELPSLTDTFEQVIEELLEVEGEAAQLGQGADKSQGGGGPSSLVTADPKDVDLYDSRVMISNQVPLEPPLLFLLEEYKNYLDAANMSMRVRRHSDPSRRGELSVCDSISQWVTAVDKKTAIDMSGQTVTVMEKVPVPNGQLKQYFYETKCNPMGYTKEGCRGIDKRHYNSQCRTTQSYVRALTMDSKKKIGWRFIRIDTSCVCTLTIKRGR from the coding sequence TTCCACCAGGTTAGAAGAGTGATGACCATCCTGTTCCTTACTATGGTTATTTCATACTTCAGTTGCATGAGAGCTGCGCCCCTGAGAGACGCGATGGGCATGCGGGGCCATCGGACAGAAGGCTACTTGGGCGCCGCTGCGACGGCCATACGAGGCCACGGGACTCCTCAGAGTGGCGGTGGGCCGGGCCAGCGCAAGGAGCTGCCCTCGCTCACAGACACATTTGAGCAAGTGATAGAGGAGCTGCTGGAAGTGGAGGGGGAGGCGGCGCAGCTGGGACAGGGGGCCGATAAGAGCCAGGGAGGTGGGGGCCCGTCCTCTTTGGTCACGGCAGACCCCAAGGATGTCGACCTGTACGACTCGAGGGTGATGATCAGCAACCAAGTGCCTTTGGAGCCGCCGTTGCTCTTTCTCCTGGAGGAATACAAAAACTATCTGGATGCCGCTAATATGTCCATGAGGGTACGGCGACACTCAGATCCTTCCCGGCGCGgagagctcagtgtgtgtgacagtatTAGCCAGTGGGTGACAGCTGTGGATAAAAAGACGGCAATAGACATGTCTGGGCAGACAGTTACCGTCATGGAAAAAGTCCCTGTCCCCAATGGCCAACTGAAGCAATACTTTTATGAGACCAAATGCAACCCCATGGGGTACACAAAGGAGGGCTGCAGAGGAATAGACAAGCGGCATTATAATTCCCAATGCAGGACAACCCAGTCCTACGTGCGAGCGCTTACCATGGATAGCAAAAAGAAGATTGGCTGGCGGTTTATAAGGATAGACACTTCATGTGTATGCACATTGACCATTAAAAGAGGGAGATAG
- the bdnf gene encoding brain-derived neurotrophic factor isoform X5 — translation MTILFLTMVISYFSCMRAAPLRDAMGMRGHRTEGYLGAAATAIRGHGTPQSGGGPGQRKELPSLTDTFEQVIEELLEVEGEAAQLGQGADKSQGGGGPSSLVTADPKDVDLYDSRVMISNQVPLEPPLLFLLEEYKNYLDAANMSMRVRRHSDPSRRGELSVCDSISQWVTAVDKKTAIDMSGQTVTVMEKVPVPNGQLKQYFYETKCNPMGYTKEGCRGIDKRHYNSQCRTTQSYVRALTMDSKKKIGWRFIRIDTSCVCTLTIKRGR, via the coding sequence ATGACCATCCTGTTCCTTACTATGGTTATTTCATACTTCAGTTGCATGAGAGCTGCGCCCCTGAGAGACGCGATGGGCATGCGGGGCCATCGGACAGAAGGCTACTTGGGCGCCGCTGCGACGGCCATACGAGGCCACGGGACTCCTCAGAGTGGCGGTGGGCCGGGCCAGCGCAAGGAGCTGCCCTCGCTCACAGACACATTTGAGCAAGTGATAGAGGAGCTGCTGGAAGTGGAGGGGGAGGCGGCGCAGCTGGGACAGGGGGCCGATAAGAGCCAGGGAGGTGGGGGCCCGTCCTCTTTGGTCACGGCAGACCCCAAGGATGTCGACCTGTACGACTCGAGGGTGATGATCAGCAACCAAGTGCCTTTGGAGCCGCCGTTGCTCTTTCTCCTGGAGGAATACAAAAACTATCTGGATGCCGCTAATATGTCCATGAGGGTACGGCGACACTCAGATCCTTCCCGGCGCGgagagctcagtgtgtgtgacagtatTAGCCAGTGGGTGACAGCTGTGGATAAAAAGACGGCAATAGACATGTCTGGGCAGACAGTTACCGTCATGGAAAAAGTCCCTGTCCCCAATGGCCAACTGAAGCAATACTTTTATGAGACCAAATGCAACCCCATGGGGTACACAAAGGAGGGCTGCAGAGGAATAGACAAGCGGCATTATAATTCCCAATGCAGGACAACCCAGTCCTACGTGCGAGCGCTTACCATGGATAGCAAAAAGAAGATTGGCTGGCGGTTTATAAGGATAGACACTTCATGTGTATGCACATTGACCATTAAAAGAGGGAGATAG
- the LOC132973383 gene encoding ferritin, heavy subunit: MSSQVRQNFHQDCEAAINRQINLELYASYVYLSMAYYFDRDDQALPNFAKFFRDQSHEEREHAEKLMKLQNQRGGRIFLQDVRKPERDEWGSGIEALECALQLEKSVNQSLLDLHKLCSDHNDPHLCDFIETHYLDEQVKSIKELADWVTNLRRMGAPQNGLAEYLFDKHTLGKESS; the protein is encoded by the exons ATGAGTTCCCAGGTGAGACAGAACTTCCACCAGGACTGCGAGGCTGCAATCAACAGGCAGATCAACCTGGAGCTGTATGCCTCTTACGTCTACCTGTCTATG GCCTACTACTTTGACCGGGATGACCAGGCATTACCCAACTTTGCCAAGTTCTTTCGTGATCAGTCACATGAGGAGCGTGAGCATGCTGAGAAGTTGATGAAACTACAGAACCAGAGGGGGGGCAGGATCTTCCTACAGGATGTCAGG AAGCCAGAGAGGGACGAGTGGGGCAGTGGAATCGAGGCCCTGGAATGTGCCCTGCAGCTGGAGAAGAGTGTGAACCAGTCACTGCTGGACTTGCACAAGCTCTGCTCTGATCATAATGACCCACAT ttgtgTGATTTCATCGAGACGCACTACCTGGACGAGCAGGTGAAGTCCATCAAAGAGCTGGCAGACTGGGTGACCAACCTGCGCCGTATGGGAGCTCCACAGAACGGCTTGGCAGAGTACCTGTTTGACAAACACACCTTAGGCAAAGAAAGCAGCTAA
- the bdnf gene encoding brain-derived neurotrophic factor isoform X4 yields the protein MFHQVRRVMTILFLTMVISYFSCMRAAPLRDAMGMRGHRTEGYLGAAATAIRGHGTPQSGGGPGQRKELPSLTDTFEQVIEELLEVEGEAAQLGQGADKSQGGGGPSSLVTADPKDVDLYDSRVMISNQVPLEPPLLFLLEEYKNYLDAANMSMRVRRHSDPSRRGELSVCDSISQWVTAVDKKTAIDMSGQTVTVMEKVPVPNGQLKQYFYETKCNPMGYTKEGCRGIDKRHYNSQCRTTQSYVRALTMDSKKKIGWRFIRIDTSCVCTLTIKRGR from the coding sequence TTCCACCAGGTTAGAAGAGTGATGACCATCCTGTTCCTTACTATGGTTATTTCATACTTCAGTTGCATGAGAGCTGCGCCCCTGAGAGACGCGATGGGCATGCGGGGCCATCGGACAGAAGGCTACTTGGGCGCCGCTGCGACGGCCATACGAGGCCACGGGACTCCTCAGAGTGGCGGTGGGCCGGGCCAGCGCAAGGAGCTGCCCTCGCTCACAGACACATTTGAGCAAGTGATAGAGGAGCTGCTGGAAGTGGAGGGGGAGGCGGCGCAGCTGGGACAGGGGGCCGATAAGAGCCAGGGAGGTGGGGGCCCGTCCTCTTTGGTCACGGCAGACCCCAAGGATGTCGACCTGTACGACTCGAGGGTGATGATCAGCAACCAAGTGCCTTTGGAGCCGCCGTTGCTCTTTCTCCTGGAGGAATACAAAAACTATCTGGATGCCGCTAATATGTCCATGAGGGTACGGCGACACTCAGATCCTTCCCGGCGCGgagagctcagtgtgtgtgacagtatTAGCCAGTGGGTGACAGCTGTGGATAAAAAGACGGCAATAGACATGTCTGGGCAGACAGTTACCGTCATGGAAAAAGTCCCTGTCCCCAATGGCCAACTGAAGCAATACTTTTATGAGACCAAATGCAACCCCATGGGGTACACAAAGGAGGGCTGCAGAGGAATAGACAAGCGGCATTATAATTCCCAATGCAGGACAACCCAGTCCTACGTGCGAGCGCTTACCATGGATAGCAAAAAGAAGATTGGCTGGCGGTTTATAAGGATAGACACTTCATGTGTATGCACATTGACCATTAAAAGAGGGAGATAG
- the lin7c gene encoding protein lin-7 homolog C, producing MASLGEPVRLERDINRAVELLDKLQRTGEVPPQKLQALQRVLQSEFCNAVREVYEHVYETVDINSSPEVRANATAKATVAAFAASEGHSHPRVVELPKTEEGLGFNIMGGKEQNSPIYISRIIPGGIADRHGGLKRGDQLLSVNGVSVEGEHHEKAVELLKAAQGTVKLVVRYTPKVLEEMESRFEKMRSAKRRQQNNYPQ from the exons ATGGCGTCGCTTGGAGAACCTGTGCGATTGGAAAGAG ATATTAACCGTGCTGTTGAACTGCTTGATAAGCTCCAGAGGACGGGGGAAGTGCCACCCCAGAAGCTACAGGCGCTGCAAAGAGTCTTACAGAGTGAATTCTGTAATGCTGTCAGAGAG GTTTATGAACATGTGTATGAAACTGTGGACATCAACAGCAGTCCTGAGGTCAGGGCCAACGCCACAGCTAAG GCAACTGTGGCAGCTTTTGCAGCCAGTGAGGGACATTCACATCCTCGTGTCGTGGAACTGCCTAAGACGGAAGAAGGCCTGGGTTTCAATATAATGGGTGGAAAGGAGCAGAACTCACCCATTTATATCTCACGGATCATCCCAGGAGGCATCGCTGACCGACATGGAGGCCTGAAGAGAGGCGAccagctcctctctgtcaatGGGGTG AGTGTGGAAGGTGAGCACCACGAGAAAGCAGTGGAACTCCTCAAAGCCGCTCAGGGCACGGTGAAGCTGGTTGTAAGGTACACCCCAAAAGTCCTAGAGGAAATGGAGTCACGCTTTGAGAAAATGAGGTCGGCAAAGCGCCGGCAACAGAACAACTATCCCCAGTAG
- the LOC132973396 gene encoding large ribosomal subunit protein P2-like, whose amino-acid sequence MRYVAAYLLASLAGTQNPEAKDIKKILESVGIEADDTRLDKVITELSGKNVDDVIATGYGKLASMPAGGAVAVASSAAAGSGGAAAPAAAEEKKEEKEESEASDDDMGFGLFD is encoded by the exons atgcGTTACGTTGCTGCTTACCTGCTCGCTTCCCTTGCTGGGACTCAGAACCCTGAGGCCAAGGACATCAAGAAGATCCTTGAAAGTGTTGGCATTGAGGCTGATGATACACGTCTTGACAAG GTCATCACAGAGCTCAGTGGAAAGAACGTGGATGATGTAATTGCCACAG GTTACGGCAAGCTGGCCAGCATGCCTGCAGGTGGTGCAGTGGCTGTTGccagctctgcagctgctggctCAGGTGGAGCCGCAGCccctgctgcag ctgaggagaaaaaggaagagaaggaagaatCTGAGGCGTCTGATGACGACATGGGATTCGGCCTGTTCGATTAA
- the mcee gene encoding methylmalonyl-CoA epimerase, mitochondrial: protein MASTVLKVAGASLSACARLTLLRAHSTTAVLRQGIPGPLWKLGRLNHIAIAVPDMEKATALYRDVLGATVSDKVPLPEHGVYTVFVELGNTKLELLHPLGEKSPIAGFLQKNKSGGMHHICIEVDDINAAIADLKAKNIRTLSAEPRIGAHGKPVMFLHPKDCDGVLVELEEA from the exons ATGGCGTCCACCGTGCTGAAGGTTGCAG GAGCAAGTCTGTCTGCATGCGCTCGTCTCACACTCCTGAGAGCACATTCAACGACAGCAGTCCTCCGTCAGGGTATACCTGGACCACTGTGGAAACTGGGGAGGCTGAACCACATCGCCATCGCTGTCCCTGATATGGAGAAGGCCACAGCTCTGTATCGGGATGTTCTGGGGGCTACGGTGAGTGACAAGGTGCCCCTTCCAGAGCACGGCGTCTACACAGTGTTTGTGGAGCTTGGCAACACTAAGCTGGAGTTGCTTCATCCTCTGGGGGAGAAGAGTCCCATCGCTGGATTCTTACAGAAGAACAAGTCTGGAGGGATGCACCACATTTGTATTGAG GTAGACGACATCAACGCTGCGATAGCCGACCTGAAAGCAAAGAACATCAGAACTCTTTCAGCTGAGCCTCGGATAGGAGCTCATGGGAAACCTGTGATGTTTCTTCATCCTAAAGACTGTGACGGTGTTCTGGTGGAGCTGGAAGAGGCATGA
- the bdnf gene encoding brain-derived neurotrophic factor isoform X2: MSDEADVDKACVKRDCVAFLGSGYAGTVSEFHQVRRVMTILFLTMVISYFSCMRAAPLRDAMGMRGHRTEGYLGAAATAIRGHGTPQSGGGPGQRKELPSLTDTFEQVIEELLEVEGEAAQLGQGADKSQGGGGPSSLVTADPKDVDLYDSRVMISNQVPLEPPLLFLLEEYKNYLDAANMSMRVRRHSDPSRRGELSVCDSISQWVTAVDKKTAIDMSGQTVTVMEKVPVPNGQLKQYFYETKCNPMGYTKEGCRGIDKRHYNSQCRTTQSYVRALTMDSKKKIGWRFIRIDTSCVCTLTIKRGR; the protein is encoded by the coding sequence TTCCACCAGGTTAGAAGAGTGATGACCATCCTGTTCCTTACTATGGTTATTTCATACTTCAGTTGCATGAGAGCTGCGCCCCTGAGAGACGCGATGGGCATGCGGGGCCATCGGACAGAAGGCTACTTGGGCGCCGCTGCGACGGCCATACGAGGCCACGGGACTCCTCAGAGTGGCGGTGGGCCGGGCCAGCGCAAGGAGCTGCCCTCGCTCACAGACACATTTGAGCAAGTGATAGAGGAGCTGCTGGAAGTGGAGGGGGAGGCGGCGCAGCTGGGACAGGGGGCCGATAAGAGCCAGGGAGGTGGGGGCCCGTCCTCTTTGGTCACGGCAGACCCCAAGGATGTCGACCTGTACGACTCGAGGGTGATGATCAGCAACCAAGTGCCTTTGGAGCCGCCGTTGCTCTTTCTCCTGGAGGAATACAAAAACTATCTGGATGCCGCTAATATGTCCATGAGGGTACGGCGACACTCAGATCCTTCCCGGCGCGgagagctcagtgtgtgtgacagtatTAGCCAGTGGGTGACAGCTGTGGATAAAAAGACGGCAATAGACATGTCTGGGCAGACAGTTACCGTCATGGAAAAAGTCCCTGTCCCCAATGGCCAACTGAAGCAATACTTTTATGAGACCAAATGCAACCCCATGGGGTACACAAAGGAGGGCTGCAGAGGAATAGACAAGCGGCATTATAATTCCCAATGCAGGACAACCCAGTCCTACGTGCGAGCGCTTACCATGGATAGCAAAAAGAAGATTGGCTGGCGGTTTATAAGGATAGACACTTCATGTGTATGCACATTGACCATTAAAAGAGGGAGATAG